Proteins encoded together in one Mycobacterium simiae window:
- the mmaA4 gene encoding hydroxymycolate synthase MmaA4 — protein MAEQPTGSTKIRTRSEDIQAHYDVSDDFFALFQDPTRTYSCAYFEPPELTLEQAQYAKIDLNLEKLDLEPGMTLLDIGCGWGTTMRRAVERFDVNVIGLTLSKNQHARCEQVLAEIDSSRSREVRLQNWEDFSEPVDRIVSIEAFEHFGHENYDDFFKRCFDIMPEDGRMTVQSSVSYHPYELAARGKKLTFETARFIKFIVTEIFPGGRLPTTGMMVEHGEKAGFVVPQPLSLRTHYIKTLHIWGDTLESNRDKAIEVTSEEVYQRYMKYLRGCEHYFTEEMLDCSLVTYLKPGASI, from the coding sequence ATGGCTGAGCAACCGACCGGCTCGACGAAGATCAGGACGCGGTCTGAGGACATTCAGGCCCACTATGACGTGTCCGACGACTTCTTCGCCCTGTTCCAGGACCCCACCCGGACGTACAGCTGCGCGTACTTCGAGCCGCCGGAGCTCACCCTCGAGCAAGCCCAATACGCCAAGATCGACCTCAACCTGGAAAAACTCGACCTCGAGCCGGGCATGACGTTGCTGGACATCGGTTGCGGTTGGGGCACCACCATGCGGCGGGCGGTCGAGCGGTTCGACGTCAACGTGATCGGCCTGACGCTGTCCAAGAACCAACACGCCCGCTGTGAGCAGGTGCTGGCCGAAATCGACAGCAGCCGCTCGCGCGAGGTGCGGCTGCAGAACTGGGAAGATTTCAGCGAGCCGGTCGACCGCATCGTCTCGATCGAGGCGTTCGAACACTTCGGGCACGAGAACTACGACGACTTCTTCAAGCGGTGTTTCGACATCATGCCCGAGGACGGTCGGATGACCGTGCAGAGCAGTGTCAGCTACCACCCCTACGAGCTGGCCGCGCGCGGCAAGAAACTGACCTTCGAGACGGCCCGTTTCATCAAGTTCATCGTCACCGAGATCTTCCCGGGTGGCCGGCTGCCGACCACCGGCATGATGGTGGAGCACGGCGAGAAGGCTGGATTCGTTGTCCCGCAACCACTTTCGCTTCGTACACACTACATCAAGACGCTGCACATCTGGGGTGACACCCTGGAGTCCAACCGGGACAAGGCCATCGAGGTCACCTCCGAAGAGGTCTACCAGCGGTACATGAAGTACCTGCGCGGCTGCGAGCATTACTTCACCGAGGAGATGCTGGACTGCAGCCTGGTGACCTACCTGAAGCCGGGTGCCTCGATCTGA
- a CDS encoding RNA polymerase sigma factor, translating to MTNLDGVFRREWGPAVAALARWSGDLTVAEDAVQEACAEALRSWPRDGVPDNPGGWLTTVARNRARDRLRRESIRPGKEFAAFVDDIRARTERTDPHPVRDDELRMMFTCAHPALDRQSQLALTLRLVSGLTVSEIARALLQTEAAIGQRITRAKNKIRHANIPLRVPPAELLAERTPHVLGCIYSVFTEGYWSTAGTSAIRDELCDEGVRLAGELCALMPDEQEAHALAALTLLHDSRRATRMDDNGMLVPLEEQDRRRWDRGRIARGLDRLRRAEGSAGPYLPQAVIAALHATAPSWEQTDWPTICLAYDRLVALTGSPVAGANRALAIGFRDGAAAGLAALDEVARDPRLSRSNLVATLRADLLRRAGQRDEALTWYRKALQSNGSEPGRDFLRRRIAECGG from the coding sequence ATGACCAACCTGGACGGCGTCTTCCGCCGGGAATGGGGCCCGGCCGTCGCCGCACTCGCCCGGTGGTCGGGTGACCTCACCGTCGCCGAGGACGCCGTCCAGGAGGCCTGCGCCGAGGCGCTGCGCAGCTGGCCGCGCGACGGTGTGCCCGACAATCCCGGCGGATGGCTGACGACCGTCGCACGTAACCGCGCCCGGGACCGGCTCCGCCGCGAATCCATCCGTCCCGGAAAGGAATTCGCCGCTTTCGTGGACGACATCAGGGCTCGCACCGAGCGCACCGATCCTCATCCGGTTCGCGACGACGAGCTGCGGATGATGTTCACCTGTGCTCATCCGGCACTGGACCGGCAATCGCAGCTGGCGTTGACGCTGCGGCTGGTGTCCGGTTTGACCGTTTCCGAGATCGCGCGCGCCCTGCTGCAGACGGAGGCCGCTATCGGTCAACGAATCACGCGGGCCAAGAACAAGATTCGCCACGCCAACATCCCGCTACGGGTGCCGCCGGCGGAACTGTTGGCGGAGCGAACACCGCACGTATTGGGTTGCATCTACTCGGTTTTCACCGAGGGATATTGGTCAACCGCGGGCACTTCGGCGATTCGCGACGAACTGTGTGACGAAGGCGTCCGGCTGGCCGGTGAGCTGTGCGCCTTGATGCCCGACGAGCAGGAAGCACACGCATTGGCCGCGTTGACGTTGTTGCATGACTCCAGGCGGGCGACGCGGATGGACGACAACGGAATGCTGGTGCCACTGGAAGAGCAGGACCGGCGTCGTTGGGACCGGGGCCGGATCGCCCGCGGACTGGATCGGTTGCGCCGAGCCGAAGGTTCCGCCGGCCCGTATCTGCCCCAGGCGGTGATCGCCGCCCTGCACGCGACGGCTCCGTCGTGGGAGCAAACCGATTGGCCCACGATCTGCCTGGCCTACGACCGACTGGTGGCGTTGACGGGTTCGCCGGTGGCGGGCGCTAACCGCGCGTTGGCGATCGGCTTCCGGGACGGCGCCGCGGCCGGGCTTGCCGCACTGGACGAGGTTGCGCGCGATCCCCGACTGAGCCGCTCGAACCTCGTCGCGACATTGCGAGCCGACTTGCTGCGACGCGCGGGACAGCGCGACGAAGCGCTCACCTGGTATCGAAAAGCTTTGCAGTCCAACGGGTCCGAACCAGGGCGCGACTTCTTGCGGCGACGGATCGCCGAGTGCGGCGGCTAG
- a CDS encoding YciI family protein — protein MQYFALLISREQDRTADDPATAMAAWQEFHAKAGAAIKAGDALVPAADAVVISGGPDAPVVTDGPFAESAEVACGYYLLEAENLDEALALARDIPLAEFGAVELWPVVHSIAPSRPLTGTDWLALLLEPPESAHTPGTPEWEAVAAKHAELHAAAGERVIGGAALHDRTTATTVRVRDGEVLITDGPYVEGAEIATGIYLLDAADRDEAVKIASMIPASTVQLRQLAGVSGL, from the coding sequence ATGCAGTACTTCGCCTTGTTGATCAGCAGAGAGCAAGACCGCACGGCCGACGATCCAGCGACCGCGATGGCGGCCTGGCAGGAATTCCACGCCAAGGCCGGCGCGGCGATCAAGGCCGGAGATGCGCTGGTCCCCGCGGCCGACGCGGTGGTCATCAGCGGCGGCCCGGACGCGCCGGTGGTCACCGACGGTCCCTTCGCCGAGTCCGCCGAGGTGGCCTGCGGCTACTACCTGCTGGAAGCGGAAAACCTCGACGAGGCGCTGGCACTGGCACGCGACATTCCGCTGGCCGAGTTCGGCGCGGTGGAACTGTGGCCGGTGGTCCACTCGATCGCGCCGTCGCGGCCCCTCACCGGCACCGACTGGCTCGCGTTGCTGCTGGAACCGCCCGAATCCGCGCACACCCCGGGCACCCCGGAGTGGGAGGCGGTCGCGGCGAAGCATGCCGAGCTGCATGCGGCCGCCGGCGAGCGGGTGATCGGTGGGGCCGCTTTGCACGATCGGACCACGGCAACGACCGTCCGGGTACGCGACGGGGAAGTCCTGATCACCGACGGACCGTACGTGGAGGGCGCCGAAATCGCCACCGGCATCTACCTGCTCGACGCCGCGGACCGCGACGAGGCCGTCAAGATCGCGTCGATGATTCCCGCTTCCACGGTGCAGCTGCGCCAACTCGCTGGAGTCTCTGGACTCTGA